The sequence below is a genomic window from Monodelphis domestica isolate mMonDom1 chromosome 2, mMonDom1.pri, whole genome shotgun sequence.
AAATAGCACTGTTTATACAGAATGGGTGGCAACGAGAACCAGAATTTAAATGTTGGTTGCCTTTTCTAGGCAAAAAAGCCAGTTGTCTAATTTTAACAATACAAACATACACAATAAGACTGGCTTATATATATTAACCATTTGTCCAACCCAAATACATTCTATTTCTAACTTGATTtagaacaataaataaaatgacttCTAATTCATGTTCATTCAAATTTGCATTTAATTGCTATTTACATCCATTCATTCtgaaataaagtatatttttattacaGTAAACTAAATACAAGATGAAAAGCAGAAAAAGTGTCACCCTTATATCACTCCTAGTAAGGCAGCTGAAGAATTTATTCTGATAGATGGATGCAAAGCCAACTTGGGATAGCAGAAAAAAGAACCATTGTAAAGAGCAAACACAATATAGGTGAACCCTTAGATGTAACAACCATATCCctttaagacaaatcttgtgctGTTAAGAGGTTTATGAATTAAGATAAATGAACAGTTCTGCATATTCTTTTCCCATCAAGAGACATGGATCCAAATACTTTAGTAgtaaatatttgtctttttccaGCCTGCTAGTGACTACTACTACTGATGGAAAAGGAGATTTGGACTTCAATGGTTATTCTTCACCACCCTTTTTCCACATCCCCCAAACTCCTtgaatttaagtaaaaaaattcGCTATTTTAAATATGGCATCAAAAAGCCAATCCTTCATAAACTCAGCATTTCTTATATAAATAACCTTTAGGGCTATATAAATAAATCTTAGATAGTAACCACATAAAACTACAAGTTTCCCCTAAATACTGTGTCCTGTGTTAAATATGAAGTTTATAGCTTTACCATCTCTCTGTACGTGAATTCCTTTTAGAATATAACCATCTATTACCTAGAATTCAATAAAAGTTGATGTGGCATACCAAACATGCATAACCCCAAttatttctacattaaaaaatagaatggggatGGGGACACCCCAACAATTTGTATGGATTAAATTTGCTTCATTGCAAAGGGTTAAGAAGGGAAAGGAGTggatactttctttaaaaatctctaatatttctaaaaaaattctGGTACAAGTTAAAGATTAAATACATAGTTAAAGTGGGGTTTGTAAACTGCTGAGATTAATAAAGGTATGATGCTATAAATCCTATAAAATCAAATCAACACGTGAAGCTCAGTGATTACATTgtggtcaaaaagaaaaaaaaaaaccttgtctgaaaaaaattctatagttgtctttttaaaataaaattttaagtgacCAAAAGAAAGCTCTTCTACATACTAGTACTTACCTGAAATAATCATAAGCTAGAATGAAGTTGCTCCTAGAAAATTTAAGACGAATAATGAAACTAGACTTTAAACTACATTTggatttttacaaataaatataggaTTCGATTcaacaaatgctttttaaatggaTGTTTGTTGAATAGGATAAGCCATATTGCATAGGTGTGTGCTTGCTGTCTGTGACACCACATTTTCATAGTCATGTCAGGGATATCCATTATGAAATATGATTTCTTAGCATGTGACAGCATGTAAGTCAAGTTCACTTTTAACGGCTATTAAGCTGAAGATAAACACagatctcacacacacacacacacacacacacacacacaacacacaaacATAAGTATGTGTGGGTATATAGTTAACACTATTTGTGTGACCAGAAAAAAGTTTGCCATTATTGCCACTCAtattaagaaaaagataaattatgAATAGGATAGTTATAGCTAGCCAATCACAGTGCAAATGTTCTTAGTAGGACTGAAGGAGACTTTTGGTGGAAAAATATTACTGGAATTTGGTCAGGTACCTGACAGCATATTCATGCATGGTGACAAGCAATAGAATGTCTAGAAGTTCAACATAAAGCCCATCTGCCAACATACATGACCATCAGAGTTTGTTTTTTGCCAAATGTCACAaattaacaagaaaaaagaaaggtgttGCCAGTGAAGCTGAATTATTGTCCTGAACTATTAACTGTCCATTGAGCAATACTGGAAGTTCTTTAAAATACCTGTTGAGATACCAaaaatttacagaaaaaaaaatttttttcccagatcCAGAAAGTATCTTCAATGTGGAACTAACAATTATTTTAGTCACTGCCACAACTGGGGGGAAAaaattctaatttcatttttggatACAGTGGCAGGATTTTATCTTGAGTTATTAACAAAGCAAATCTTGCCTTTTACTGATTAGACTCAATATGCATAAAGAATTTTATGGCTTGGATCCTATGGCTCAAAAAGGTTTGGCATGAGCagtgtctattaaaaaaaaaatctttatggtTGTGAAGTATCATAAGTTGACTTTGCACAATCAAGGACTTAATGATAAGACTTGACAAAAGAGTGAAAGGACAAAACTACAATTGCATGGATTATGTGTTACACCAGTATGCACCTGAACACACACTCTTATAAAACTTTGCTGATATTACCCATTTCATGAAACCAACTAAAATCATGGAAATGCTTTCTTTAAGGCAGGACGTATTTAAGTAAGGTAAaattacctttatttttattctttgtacctATAAGTACAGAATTTATGACAATTTAAAAAACCAGTGTCTTTGTAACATGTTTTCCTAAATTAAGCCACTAAGGTCTCTTTACTGTGGAAGACATTCATCAAAAGGCCATCTAATACTTTTACAATCAGAAAATGCTTAAGCCCCAACATAGGAAAAAAGTgtacttttttccatctttttttaaactgttgaggaaaaatggaaatggagggtAAACACCATAcacagtaaaagaaataaaaatttaagatctTACCAGTTAGCTGTAATGAGATTACCTAAAACCTGGAGAGCAGATTCCTTCCCTTAAGTATTCCCAGTCCTGTCTTCCCTGACTCTACCAGCCCATATCATTTATCCAGACTCTATTTAGGGCACCACAGACTGACCACAATTAGTGTTTTGAACCAAATATTGGTAAAAGACTaggtggttatttttttttttcagtgaaatgcaGGCCCGGCATAAAGATGAAATACAGGACACTGAGTTTATGTCTATCCCATGGCTTCCAGTTAAGCTTAGAACACAGCAGCACTGCATGGATCCATTTCTCCTGGAATTACAGGTAGTATCCTAAGGAAACCTTAAGTTCACCCCCAATCCCTCCAACAAGCCAAAGCTGTAGTTAACAATGATTCATTTGCCATTTTATTATTTCaccaaaagaagaaacagaagtagTCTGGTTTTCTTCACACCAACCaatcattttgcattttaaagtttggGATGTTTTCCATAATGAGCTGAATCAAAAatctatttgaaaaatatatatttatataaaaaaaagattcattaagTTTTTGCACATAAAACATCAATTGTTAAGTTGTATCTCTTTATCTTTGATTCCACGCTGCTGGAAAAAAGTTTGACCAAGCTTGCATGCTAATTTGTCCTCAATTGCAAGTATAGGCATTTCATACTTTTTTGCCCAATGAAAGAGTTAACCTTTCTTGACACAATCACAATAACAGTGATTCTGAGGCAACATCCTACCCTTAATACTGTCAGTTTCAAGCCATCAACATGAAAATCCTTAATAAGGTCAGAAGATGCCACTGGGAATCAGTTAACTGATGTGCCTAAAGTTCGGCAATACTATTTTTCTTAAGTCTTTTTGCACcattgattgatttaaaaaaaaaagaaagaaagaaacacccatgttttgtttttcctctttccaaACTGTCCTGTGCAATATGACACTGGCCCTCTGAGGCTGGCATTCTTTGAGCCCTCAATGTATTTCAGCTTGTAGGATGTTCACGTCCCATTGTTTTTTGCCTGAAATTTGTTGAAAATTGCCGTCATAGATTCATACGCAAGTGTTCTGGCCGTTTGGAAATCATGGGAAAAGCTTGTTTTTTGTATGGCCCAGAGTTAGGCTGTCGGATTGGAAGTGGTGCTGATGCCTCTCCACTCACCGTCACATCCATTTGTTCTATTCCACTCGTCTCCATGGGATAATCCACAGGTGTCTGAGTAGTTGCTGCACTGGCTGAAGCACCTCTTCCCCAGAAATCCCCAGGAGAAAATTTGACTGGGCTTTAAGACAAGGTAGAAATAACAGTTAGTAGCTGTCTCAAGTGTAATAGCAAACCCTAAATAATTTcctttacattaaaataaatgaagtgGTACTGTAGAAGCTTCATCTCATTGTATATTAGTACCAAACATGGAAAATGAGACTAAGGTCATTCCTTTTGATACACTATATATAGCAAGACCGGCTTTCATGCAGAAAGGAAAATGTACTACTCTCTTCTACATATCATTTGCACCATGAAGAACAGAAAAGATGCTGCATTAAATCATCTGAGTGGAAGGGCAGAGCAGAAAATTAAGtaactttgcaaacctgaaagcactatcatttttttttaacccttaccttctgtcttggagtcaatactgtgtattggctctaaggcagaagagtggtaagggctaggcaatgggggtcaagtgacttgtccagggtcacacagctgggaagtgtctgaggccagatttgaacccaggacctcccgtctctaggcctggctctcaatccactgaactaccgaGCTGCccccttcagctcattttaaaaggagaatctgAAAGCCTATCCACTTCTCCTATGGAAAAAATAAGCCAGAATACCATACTAAGCAGGCAAATAAATACCTGACAGGTGTCCGAGGGCTGCCAATGAATCTTCGAGGTGATCGGATTTTTGGTTCAAATGAAAATTTCTCTTTCACACTTTCAAGTACAGATGGAGCCACATATGTAAAACCCTGAAAAACACAGCAATAGTCCTGTGATGAAAAATAATACTTCCTTACATGCACATTAAGAAAACCTAAGTTATTTAATCTTACATACCAAACAGGTGTATCAAAATCGCCAACCTATACAGTCTCCCACCCTTTCCAGATCCTACTTTCATATTTGCCAACCTCCTCCCAGACCTCTCTCCTTAAAAACATGCCTCAAGAAAACAGGTTTCTACTGAAACCATATCAGATTTCTAATATCCAGAAAACAAAAACCCTGTTGCACCTCAAGGggcagaaaagcaaagaaaacatgTACTCTACAGCATGGTTAAGCATTGAGACAGATGTAAATGATATTCATGTTTCcactcaaatatttttttaaaggaatttaaacCAATATGCTCTGAACAGTCTCTTATGGGCAAGTCATACATCAATGGTGTTCTGACTTGTAAGTCCTGGATCACAATACATGCACCTGCTTCATCTGGCATCATAGGAAAATGAAGTTTCACATAAATGAAGTTTTCTATATTTAAGTGAAACTTACCCATTCAAGTgccaaaactaaaaataattttaatgaaaatctttctaaaatttgTTGGTTGTACACTTGCCTGCCTTCTTAAACCAAGGACAAACACAATTTAGCTTTTTCTTGATGACTTCAAGTCATCACTATGAACAGTTATTGTTGTAGTACATAATAATACAGAATTCTGTGTCttctttttgagtttttctgtctcttaccTCACTGTCAGACTGTCACTTCTCAGGCAGGCACACTGAGACAGCAGTTAACAGCCCCACCTCCATCCCACTTCTAAATTGCTGCTTCTAATCTGCTGTAGGCTGGGAAACCAGATAATCAAGCTGGTTGAGAATTATGTGTTAAATATCATTTAGGCCTTACTAATAATAGTAAGACAAAATACATGACGTTTTTAGTGGAAGTGCTTTGCGACCACTACTTCTGGAGCTCAAAGGCCTTTTTCCTCATACTTCCAGGTTTGGGGCTGTGTCCCAGAGGCTTGAGATTGCTCGAAGGCTGACCTCTGGATAAGTAAGAGGAACAATCTGGTCCATTAATATCAAGTACAAGAAAAAAAAGTGTAATGATAAAGAATTAGTCAATACAATAATAAATTTCCATTGAAATGGATTGAATtcagtcatttaaatttttactACTGGAGAGGAAACAAAGATCTCAGCCAGAGACTAATGTAATCTGTGTAAAATTCACCTTTACCACTTTTGATTTCTCCCCATCCTTAAATAGGATATTTCCAGATGCTGTCTATTAATGGGAACTACTACTCTAGGTGAAACACTATCCTACACCATTGAAGGGAAAGGTATTTTGGGTAAGCCAATTTCTGAGAAGCAAATgaagcattttcatttttttgtagcaaacaaaagaaaaaaatattatctaagTGATAAACATTTCCTAAAAGGCACCCTTTTATTCAACTACACTTTTTGGTAAAATTTAGAGTTTAGCGCCACACCAGAtccagaattaattttttaaaaacacttcttAATCTCATGGCTTTTACTTTCCTCCtccacccctccacccccagaTAGTGGGTAAACATGGGTAAAATATGGTTAAGAAATGAGATAGAtcttcagaaaaatcaaaattctcTAGCAAATGTATAAAGGATACAACACAACACTGCAGTCTGTTTCTGAGATTAAAGTGTatatatgagattttttttttatcattccctTTCTCTAAATACCACCAATCCCCTACCCCCAATCCACAGATGGGAAGCTGCAAAATAGCATTCTCTGTTCCCTAAGCAGTATATCATCTTCACTCTCCAGTTAGAAGCAAATCAATAACCTAGCCATGAAAAGCATGCTGCTGGCACAATGGTTTCTAAACTCTCCTATCTGCTACAGTATTGGATTAAAgatcatttttctgagttcaaatgtaccATATAGGGAAAATTTCTAAAAAGAATCTCTCAAAATCTTTACATGAGTGCCTTAGGACAAGAAAAACACTCAAATTGACTTTTTGTTAAGGGGCACTCTCAATTTTTGTATTTCCTAGAGATGCATGAAAATCCTTTCTTACCAGAAAAACCTGGTTGGCACTTTCACTGAGAGTTGAATCATCTGGGCTGTCAACAGGTGTCTGCCGTGTAAACTTTGAATCAAACTGGCTCACATCCTCTTCAGATtgctttacaaaaataaaatgaaaaggccATATTAAAGTATCAAAAAATTTTGTACCCATCTGTGAAACTTCTGAATGAGGCTCATCCCACACCTTCTGACTTTAAGACTTGCTGACTCTTAACACACTGAAAATGGAAGCTTAGaaccaaaaaaacccacaaaatattttaagaactgCAAATTAGTCAATGACCTGTTAAATGGCTGACAATTTTTAGAACCTTGCATATCACAATCCAATAGAATTTATGCTCATTGTTGCATTGTTTTTctctatctttgtatccccaagacTCAAGTATTTTACACACGGCAGGTGTTCCACAAGTTTACTAAAATGAATTATTTACCCAGACATATTGGCTGAAGTGCTTAAAACCAGATATTGGAGTCCTACATTTATTAAAGTTAGTCAACAAAGCATTCATTaataattcattaatttcctGAATGCCAAGGCACTTGTTCAAGAAAAGAATCTTTAACTTGATTCTGGTCTTCAAAGAGTTCTTATTCTAAttggggagaaaacatgcaaataactattaataataattgtgtgtgtgtgtctgtctgtctgtctgtgtcccCTCCTGTAGACAATGGGATTTGAATTAtcctgaaggaagctaggaaagcCAGAAGGCAAAGGTAAAGAGATAGAGCATTCCAAGTATGGAAGACAGCCAGTGAGAAAAGCATGGAATAACAGAGATAGGAATATAgtattcaaggaacagcaagaagaccagtGTTGCTGGAGCATAATTTATGAAGGGGTTTAAAGTAAATGAAACAGGAAAGTTAGGAAGGGACTAGGTAATGAAGGGACttaaaaaccaaacagaggatttaaatttgatccaaaattagaagggagccactagagtttactaAGGAACTAATATGGCTAGACCTgttctttaggaagatcactttcaTGGATAAGTAGAGGTTATATTAGTGAATGGGAAGACTTATGGCAGAACAATGAATTCAGAAGCTATtgcaggagcagctaggtgtaTTAGTGGataaagccaggcttggagacaggaagttctgggttcaaatctagccccagagactttctagctgtgtgatcctgggtaagttacttaactacaactgcctaacctttaccactcttctaccttggaaccaatacttggaatCTAAGACAgtaggcaagggtttaaaaaaaagaagttattgcaatagtccaggtaagaAGTGATGAGGGCTTGAATTATGGCAGGGGTTATTTGAGTAGCAAGAAGAGAATATACGAAAGAAATAcaaagagacaaagaacaagatttggcaaaagaCTGGATATGTTGAATGAGTATGAAAGAGGAACAGAAAATAACACTAATGTTGTGGCATTGGATCACTGGAACTATGATGGTCCTCAATAGCAAaggttttgggggaaaaaaatgggCTATcttttgaatatgttgagtttgaaagaTCCACATGACATCtaatttgagatgtccaaaagacaatttatagcctggagctcaggagagagatcaGGCTAGAACTAATAATGATTAAATGTGGGAACTAGCTGATTGTTGAACAAGCTAACCTAACTACTGACATAAAATGACAACAAACTTGAAAAGTTGTTGTTCCAGGGATAGCCAATTATACAGATCAAACCAATAGGGCTAAAAGTAGTTTTAGGTCAGTTTAGTCCAAAtccatcatttgacagatgaagaagcCAAGATTCAAAATGACTTGTCAAGGCCATACAAGAAGTTTGTAACAGTATAATGACTAGAACACattattctcttgatttcttATCCAGCTTCATCTGCCTTTAAACTTCTCAAATAACAAAATATTCTGTTTTGGGTAAGTACATTTATCCAACTACCTAATCATTCTCAAGTATATCTAATCAGCCCCAACTAGATTTTTACTAGGACCTTGTGACagcaaaaataacttttttaaaaagcaagttataggggggcagctgggtggctcagtggtttgagagccaggcctagagaggggaggtcctgggtaagtcacttgaccccctttgcctagcccttactactcttctgccttggaaccaatacacagtattgattctaagatgaaaggtaagtgttttttaaaaaataaaaataatagcaagtCATAGCACTAGAATTACAAAATTTCCTTGTGGGCAGAAAAACCAAGATGATTCGTTTAAAATAGACCAATCTGTGCTCTATCTTTGAACTCTACATAATTTCTAGATTCAATGGCAGTAAAACCCTGATGCATAATAGTTCACCTGCTCATTAGTTATTTTAAGGAGAAAGGCTGCCAATGATTAAGACTGAAAAAGGCTttgaaaaacaaggaaagaatttTCAGTATAATGAATTGATCAGTAAAAGTTTCTAAGCAACAtttattttatacaaaaaaagTATTCACTACTGGCAGCAGTTCTTGGAAAGCAGTTACAAAATGACATTTTccaagagaggaaagaataagtTAAGTCTATCTAGAGTTAATAACATGATACCTAGGAACTgacaataattcttagattttgGAAATGCATCATTCTTTTCAACAAAAATAAAGGTTGGATTCTCCAAAATGTTTTTGTTCATGACATACCAAAAGAGGTTTAAAAGGGGGCTCCACCTTCCGAGCCAGAAGTTCTTCCCAGTTAATGTGTCTGAAGAAAGGATGAGcctaagaaaaatagagaaataactgACTAGGAATAGCCCACATAGGTTTAATAAAATTTACAACTTACTATATGATTCAGGCTTCCAAGTATAGTTAACATTTCTACCTCCCtcactttaaaattttgaaaagtatCTTACTGAGACTCCAACATGTCAATTCTTACCTGAACTTCTCCAGCATCCCCAGGACCAGCTCCAAGACGTGAAGCAGcatttctttttagcagctttgaggaaaaaaaagaaaaacaaatgaatattttgaaaCAGATGACTCTTAGGAACTTTTGTTGAAACTTATTTATTAAAGTTATAGTATCTATTTGGGGGTAATTATTCCTGGATAttattgggggaaaagaaaaatgagtttttGATCAAATACATCAGGATTTTACCTTGAACAAAAGGACAGCTGTCAGTCCCATCTCCATGGCCATTTTATTTCTCAAAACATCTGTATTACACATCAGTTAAAACGGATTAAAGCACAATCCTACTTGTCTGTCTTAAGCCAAGGACAGATGTTTCGTGTTCATTCTTGTATAAGAATATACATGAAGGTATGTGTATATTTGAAGAAAATCTACCTTTTTAAGCAGATCTCTGGCTTCTTGTGTGAGGTAGGGAGGCAAATTAAGTTTACATTTGAGAATTTTGTCAATTGTCTTCTTTCTGTTCTCCCCAGTAAATGGGGGCTAAAAAGAAGAATAGAAGATCAGTTAGGGTAAAAAATATAACAAGAAAAAACCTtacaaaggattaaaaaagataGTTTTACAAATTGTTATGTTTTCATTAAAcattatggtcaattatatgataatatgcaTGAACATAACAGTTTTCATGCCGAGAAATAAGCTGATttctaaatatatgtatattttaaaaataccatgATATAGCATAAAGGTCACTGGACTAAACAGATCTAGATTCTAACCCAGGCACTGTCATTAACTTGCTAGGCAGTCTTGAATAAGTCACATAAGCTCTTGGCTTGTTTCTCCACCTAGCCCTGTCTTTTTCACAGAGTTGttctaagaatcaaatgagaaaatggagctaaaagaaattttataaagTATTGTTTCTTTCCAATAGATTTCTGGGGATTTGCTTTGAAAACAGCTTAAATCCATACTATAATGGTAACTTCTATTTAAATATGCTTCCTCTTCACAGAAGGTCCATCACTGTGATTCAACAACTACCCGCCATGAGATGAAAAGCATGCAATCTTTAACTGTGCACCTACTGCTCCAGTCAGCATGTCATACATTAATGCCCCCAAACTCCACCAGTCCACAGCACGATTATGGCCACTTCTCATCAAGATTTCAGGGGccctataatgaaaaaaaatcccacaTAAAAATACTTGGTAGGCGATCCTTCAAGttaattagcatttaaaaaaactatatcTGAAATTAAGAATTTCACTAATAAGTAAACATTGTAAACTATTAAAGCAGGAAAAATGTAGCTATTACCCCCAGACCAGACTTATATTGCTTTCAACATGCAGCTCACATGTATTCTATTGTTCCACAGAACGTGTGTGTAACTGTTCCATCATGAATAGATTCTTTGCATAGTCCAAAGTCTGTCAATTTCACATGACCTGAAATGAAAGATGATAATGAGGTTATTCTGAGAACTGtaagtatatataaaagaaacaaaaacattacACAGAAACAATCTGTTTAGAGCCCTTCTAcatttaactttttcttattCAACTGTTTCTAAGTACCCAATAAAAAGCAGGTATTATGAATTTAACTCTATCTTTTGTCTACTCATAAAATTGGAATGTCAAAATATGAAGTGGGTAAGCAGACATTTTCTGCCACCAAGGTGGAATCAGGGAATAACAGGTCAGGAAGAAGTGGATGTCCATGCATGGCTCCCATTATGACTCACCTAGAATACATTATCATCCATTGAAGGGACCATCCTAGGTTGAAGATGCTTCTCATTAATTGGTTAAAGGATCTAGTTTACATATAAAGATTGAAGCAGATTTCCAGCCTCTTTTACATAGAAATGCAGCAATATACAAATACATAACGGAATAACAAAGAATAGGGGCTCAAAAGCTTATAAATAAATGCCTTATTTATGGCAACAAACAGATTAGGCGTATCTTGTCATTTACCCATTAATGGAGATAAATAAAACCTCTACATAGTAGAGACTCTCAGTACTAGAAGAACTCTCACACTAATGGGCACTTTCATCTCGGGACTTTCTTTTACTTATATCATTAGAAATCCTCAGCTATTCTAATTTACTTCCTATTCCTTAGATATGACTGGGAAAAAAC
It includes:
- the RPS6KB1 gene encoding ribosomal protein S6 kinase beta-1 isoform X1, which gives rise to MRRRRRRDGFYPAPDFRDGEAEAMAGVFDIDLDQPEDAGSEDELEEGGQLSESMDHGGVGPYEIGMEHCEKFEISETSVNKGPEKIRPECFELLRVLGKGGYGKVFQVRKVTGANTGKIFAMKVLKKAMIVRNAKDTAHTKAERNILEEVKHPFIVDLIYAFQTGGKLYLILEYLSGGELFMQLEREGIFMEDTACFYLAEISMALGHLHQKGIIYRDLKPENIMLNHQGGDNSKQFYSHVKLTDFGLCKESIHDGTVTHTFCGTIEYMAPEILMRSGHNRAVDWWSLGALMYDMLTGAPPFTGENRKKTIDKILKCKLNLPPYLTQEARDLLKKLLKRNAASRLGAGPGDAGEVQAHPFFRHINWEELLARKVEPPFKPLLQSEEDVSQFDSKFTRQTPVDSPDDSTLSESANQVFLGFTYVAPSVLESVKEKFSFEPKIRSPRRFIGSPRTPVSPVKFSPGDFWGRGASASAATTQTPVDYPMETSGIEQMDVTVSGEASAPLPIRQPNSGPYKKQAFPMISKRPEHLRMNL
- the RPS6KB1 gene encoding ribosomal protein S6 kinase beta-1 isoform X2, yielding MRRRRRRDGFYPAPDFRDGEAEAMAGVFDIDLDQPEDAGSEDELEEGGQLSESMDHGGVGPYEIGMEHCEKFEISETSVNKGPEKIRPECFELLRVLGKGGYGKVFQVRKVTGANTGKIFAMKVLKKAMIVRNAKDTAHTKAERNILEEVKHPFIVDLIYAFQTGGKLYLILEYLSGGELFMQLEREGIFMEDTACFYLAEISMALGHLHQKGIIYRDLKPENIMLNHQGHVKLTDFGLCKESIHDGTVTHTFCGTIEYMAPEILMRSGHNRAVDWWSLGALMYDMLTGAPPFTGENRKKTIDKILKCKLNLPPYLTQEARDLLKKLLKRNAASRLGAGPGDAGEVQAHPFFRHINWEELLARKVEPPFKPLLQSEEDVSQFDSKFTRQTPVDSPDDSTLSESANQVFLGFTYVAPSVLESVKEKFSFEPKIRSPRRFIGSPRTPVSPVKFSPGDFWGRGASASAATTQTPVDYPMETSGIEQMDVTVSGEASAPLPIRQPNSGPYKKQAFPMISKRPEHLRMNL